A genomic region of Desulfosarcina ovata subsp. ovata contains the following coding sequences:
- a CDS encoding amidase — MNDFSWMAAWELAQHMAGKSISPLEVMQATVDRIERINPNLNAFALLGIEAALNEARTMTERIVAGKPVGPMAGLPLGVKDLEDAAGLVTSYGSIPFKNNLTMADSIQVARLKAAGAIVVGKTNVPEFGFTGFTKNRLYGVTRNPWNRQRTPGGSSGGAAAAISAGLVPLCTGSDAGGSIRIPASYCGCFGIKPSFGRIPLGPSPVVSGSAMTVAGPLTRTVRDAALYLDCTAGVHPADPYALPDPTASYLATIDDLPKRLRIAFSPDLGYARVQREVMANVEQAVDAFKGMGHTVERWAGSLPDVGEAWSTLIATDIYAQLGDLSEEDRETIGRTLLAAVDRTRHLTVAELTIMQRLRAELNRRLETLFESFDLLLTPTMPTEAFDAGGPPPAEIDGHPIPLLGAVAFTYPFNLSGHPAATVPAGLTPTGLPVGLQIVGPRHQDDRVLQASRAYERARPWKDQRPGDLTKP; from the coding sequence CTTCGCTCTTTTGGGCATCGAGGCGGCCCTGAACGAAGCCCGCACAATGACCGAGCGGATCGTGGCGGGAAAACCCGTCGGGCCCATGGCCGGGCTTCCCCTGGGAGTCAAGGATCTCGAAGATGCTGCCGGTCTGGTGACCAGCTACGGATCGATCCCGTTTAAAAACAACCTGACCATGGCGGATTCCATTCAGGTGGCCCGGCTCAAGGCGGCCGGCGCCATTGTGGTGGGCAAAACCAACGTCCCGGAATTCGGTTTTACCGGTTTTACCAAGAACCGGCTTTACGGCGTCACCCGTAATCCCTGGAATCGGCAGCGCACGCCCGGCGGTTCCAGTGGCGGCGCTGCAGCGGCCATCAGTGCCGGTCTGGTGCCTTTGTGTACGGGGTCCGATGCCGGTGGTTCGATTCGCATTCCCGCATCCTACTGCGGGTGTTTCGGGATCAAACCGTCATTCGGACGGATTCCACTGGGGCCGTCTCCGGTGGTCAGCGGCAGCGCCATGACCGTGGCCGGTCCCCTGACCCGCACGGTGCGGGATGCGGCCCTGTACCTGGACTGCACGGCCGGCGTGCATCCGGCCGATCCGTATGCCCTGCCGGACCCCACCGCGTCCTACCTGGCCACCATCGACGATCTGCCGAAGCGGCTGCGCATCGCCTTCAGTCCCGATCTTGGTTATGCCCGGGTTCAGCGTGAGGTGATGGCCAACGTCGAGCAGGCCGTGGATGCGTTCAAAGGGATGGGGCATACCGTGGAGAGGTGGGCCGGAAGCCTGCCGGATGTGGGCGAGGCGTGGTCGACCCTGATCGCCACGGATATTTACGCCCAGCTTGGCGACCTTTCAGAGGAGGATCGTGAGACGATTGGACGGACCCTGCTGGCGGCGGTTGACCGCACCCGGCATCTGACCGTGGCCGAACTGACCATCATGCAGCGTCTGCGGGCGGAGCTGAACCGCCGGTTGGAAACGCTGTTCGAGTCATTCGATCTGCTGCTTACCCCGACCATGCCCACCGAGGCCTTTGACGCCGGCGGGCCGCCACCGGCTGAGATCGACGGGCACCCCATCCCGCTTCTGGGGGCGGTGGCGTTTACCTATCCCTTTAACCTTTCCGGCCATCCGGCCGCGACGGTGCCGGCCGGCCTGACGCCCACGGGGCTGCCCGTAGGCCTGCAGATCGTCGGGCCGCGTCATCAGGACGACCGGGTCCTGCAGGCGTCCCGGGCCTATGAACGGGCCAGGCCCTGGAAAGACCAGCGGCCGGGGGATCTGACTAAGCCTTGA